The DNA sequence GGTGTAGGTGCGAAAGCGCTTGGTGCGGAACAGCTCTGCCAGCTGCGCGGCCAGGTGCTGATCGGGCATCGCCAGCACCGCCGCGGCGGCGTACCCGTCGGCGACCTCGCGGGCGATGTTGGGTCCGGCCAGGATCCCCGCCGGATGTCCGGGCAGCACCTCGTCGACGATCTGGCTCATCCGCATGTTGGTGCCCTGTTCGAGCCCCTTGACCAACGACACCACCGGAACCCACGGCCGCAGTTCGGCGGCGAGTTCCTCGAGCACGCCACGGAATCCGTGTGACGGCACCCCCATGACGACGACGTCGGCGCAGTTGGCGGCCTCCGCGAAGTCGGTGGTCGCGCGCAACGTCTCGCTCAGGACACAGTCGTCACCGAGATACCGCGAGTTGCGGTGGTTGGCGTTGATGTCCTTGGCGGTGTCCTCCGACCGCACCCACTGAATCGTCGGCGCGCGCCGTGAGCAGATCGAAGCGACCGTGGTACCCCAGGAGCCCCCGCCGAGAACCACGACGTTGGGCTGTCGTTGCGCGCGTGTCATGGCGATCAGCGTAGGACGGGCGCCGCTCCCGGGAGGCCGATTCGATTGGTGCAGCTACCGCGTCGGGGACCGGGTGATAATGAGATCCGGTCAGCTCAGGGGGTGCGGTGACGGTTTCGCTGTCGGTGGTGGAGGCCTCCGATCCCGACGGTCTGGTCGACGCCGCGGCACGGACCGGCGAGAGGATCGCCCACCTCGACACCCTGATGACCCGGCAACGTCAGGCCCTGGCCGAGCTGCGCGCGAACTGGCACGGCCAGGCCGCGTCGGCCGCGATCGCGAAGGCCGAAGCCAACCTCGACCAGCAGGAGGCGCTGCGGGCCCGGCTGCAGGCGTTGCAGGCGGCGCTGCAGTCCGGCGGTGCGCAGCTGTCGTCGACGCGCCGCGGGCTGCTGATGCTGGTCGACAGTCTGCGCGCGACCGGCTGGCGGATCGCCGACGACGGCACCTGCACTCCACCGCCATATCTGCCGCCGGTGTTCACCGGGTTGGCGCTGGCGTGGACGGCCGTCATCAAGAGGCTGCTGTCGCAGTACGACCAGATCGACCGGTCGACGGCCGCGGCCATCGCCGCAGCGCTCGGCGGTCCGGTGCCGCAGACACCGCCGGGAACGCTGGGCGATCCGCGCCGGCTACCCACCGCGGGCACCGCACCCGAGGACGTCAAGAAGTGGTGGGATTCGCTGAGCCAGGCGGAGAAGGACGGGCTGATCGCCGAGCATCCGCCGGAGCTGGGCAACCTCAACGGAATTCCGGCCGACGTCCGCGACAAGGTCAACCAGGCCGTGATGACCGACGATCTCGACCGCGTGCGCGACGTCGCCGCCCGCCACGGGGTGTCGGAGAACGACGTCATCGCCGACCCGGCCCGCTACGGCCTCACCCAGGTCGACGCCACCCGGTTCTACAACGCCAGGCGCACCAGCGAGGGGTTGGCCCACCAGCGCGGCAACGCTCCCAAGGATCCGAGGCCGGCGATGCTGTGGGGGTATCAACCGCTGGCCGACAACGGTCAGGGCCGCGCCGCGATCGCGATCGGCAATCCCGACACCGCCGCGAACACGGCGGTCATCGTGCCGGGCACCGGCAGCAGCGTGCGCGACGGTTGGTTGTCCGACGGGCACAACGACGCCATCCACCTCTGGGACCAGGCCAACATCAGTGACCCGGACAACCCCACCGCGGTGATCATGTGGATGGGATACGACGCTCCCGACGGGTTCACCGACACCCGCATCGCCAACCCCGACCTCGCCCGAGCCGGTGGCGATCTGCTGGCGGCCGACGTCAACGGGCTGGCCGCCACCCACACCGGCCCGTCGCATGTGACGGTGATCGGGCATTCCTACGGATCGACGACGGTGGCCGACGCGTTCGCGGGCAGCGGTATGCGGGCCAACGACGCGGTGCTGATCGGAAGCCCGGGTACTGACCTCGCCGAGAGCGCCGAGGACTTCCACCTCGACGGCGGCAAGGTGTACGTCGGGGCGGCCTCCACGGACCCGGTCAGCTGGATCGGGATGCCCGGTGACTATCCGGCCGACTGGCTCAACCGGCAGCTGGGCTATCCGGTGGGGATGGACGCCGGGCTGGGCGCCGATCCCGCGGGCGACGAGTTCGGCTCGGTGCGTTTCCGCGCCGAAGTGGCCGGCGAGGACGGCCTGGACGTGCATGATCATTCGCGGTACTACGACATGGGCAGCGAATCGATGCGGGCGATCACCGACATCGCCAGCGGCAACAGCGACCGGCTGGCGCAGGAGGATCTGCTCGCGGAGGGCCGCCGCCAACCGCACATCACCACCCCCGACCACTTCGACCTACCGTTCGGCGGCAGGGTTCCGCTGCCGCACATCGACACCGACATTCCGGGCACTCCCGCCTTCATCGACCCGGAAGCCGGCCGACCAGGAAGCTCTGTGACCACTGACCATGAGTACAAACCGACCGGGTGAGGCATTGCGGGCGGCGCTGGCCGCCACGCTGTTGTTGTGCACGATCGCACTAGGAGGGTGCTCGATGTCGAAACCCGGCGGTGGCGGCGGGGAACAGGTGCCCAGCCCGATGTCCGACGAGCAGGCCGAAGCGCAGGTGATCGACGCGGGCCGGCAGCTGCGGACCGTCGCCGGACTGCAGGACGTCGGCGGCGGGTTCTCCTTCGAGTCGTGCAACGACCAGGGCGAGCCGCCCTACCGCGGGTTCGTGGAGATGACCGCACAGCTGCCCGCGGGCACCGACGCCGACACCTACGCCCGCCAGGTCGCCGACGCCATGGTCGCGGCCGGCTGGACCGACGGCCCGCCGCCGGGGAAGAAACCGTACGGCACGGTGATTCACCGAGACGGCGTGATGGTCGTCATGTTCCCGGGGGTCAAGGCCGGGCTGCTGCGATTCACGATCCTCGGGGAGTGCCGCAACACGACCGACCACCGCGACGACGGTAAGACGGTCGGCCGTGACGTCACCGCGGAGCTGCTCAGCGGTAGTTGACGAACTGCAGCGCCACGTCGAGGTCGGCCTGCTTGAGCAGGGCGATGACGGTCTGCAGGTCGTCGCGCTTCTTGCTGCTCACCCGGATCTCGTCGCCCTGGATCTGGGCCTTGACGCCCTTGGGGCCCTCGTCGCGGATGATCTTGGTGATCTTCTTGGCCTGCTCGCTGGTGATGCCCTGTTTGATGCTGCCGGTGACGCGGTACGTCTTACCGCTGGGCTGCGGATCGCCGGCGTCGAACGCCTTCATCGAGATGTCGCGGCGGACGAGCTTCTCCTTGAACACGTCGACGGCGGCTTTCACGCGTTCCTCGGTGGAGCTGACGATCTCGATGGCCTCCTCGCCCTTCCAGGCGATGGTGGTGTCGGTGCCCCGGAAGTCGAACCGGGTGCTGAGCTCCTTGGCTGCCTGGTTCAGCGCGTTGTCGACCTCCTGGCGGTCGACCTTGCTCACGACGTCGAAGCTGGAATCCGCCATGGACTCGCTCCCTCCTGGCTTTGTTCGGGCGTTTTCGTCTTCGGACCATCCTCGTTGTACCCTGCTAGTCGCACCAAATCCGAGAGGACGGTGCGAGCTCACCGGCAGGTTGCCCGAGCGGCCAATGGGAGCGGACTGTAAATCCGTCGGCTTACGCCTACGCAGGTTCGAATCCTGCACCTGCCACAGGCGATCAGGCCCCCTTTCGAGGGGGCCTGATTGCGTTTGTCAGGCGCCGCGGGCCGGCACGCCCGGCGCAATTTCATACGGTGTCGCGCCGTGCTCCGCGGCTGAACCCCCGTTCGAAAGGGCAATTGCCCACCGCTGCATCGGCGGGCACCATCCGAATATGGCGGAAATCACGGCCGAGAGAAGATGCGCTGGGCACGCACTCGCGCATTCCCGCAGTGCCGCCGAAGTTCTTGCCGTACTGGACACTTCAGTGGAAGGGCTCGGCAGTGACACCGCGCGCGGATGGCTGGCGCCTTACGGTGCGAACAAACTCCGGGTTGTCCGTCGCGATCTTCCTGGTCGTCGAACTGGCGAAATGGGCCGGACGCAGGTTCATGCCGTAGCCGGCCGGATCACGAAGTGCGATCGCGGCGCACCCATCGGCCGACGATGAGCCGACTTCCGGTCAACACCGCCAGGATCGCGGCGAGCACCAGCCCGGGACCCACGATCCACACCGGTCGGGTGAGCCACCAGGTCGCGGTCGGCTCGCTGGACAACGTGAACCCGGCCCGTTCGTAGAGCCACAGGAACACCACGAGCGCGGTCATGTGCCAGACGAACACCGTCATGGTCAGGCCGTTCGCGGCGACCACCGCCCGCCACGGCCCGCGGCGCCGCAGCCAGGCGTTGAGCCGGGGACGGGCGAGCATCACCAGCCCGAGCTGGAACGTCGCGAGCGCGGTGATGGGGGCGGTGGTCGGGAACATGTTGCTGGTGTCCTCACCCTGCACCGCGACCATCGAGCGGGAGTACGGCCCGAACGTGGTGAGCAGGACCAGCCCGGCGAAGCCCGCCGCCGCCACTGCTGCCGCGAGCGGACGGCCTCCCTTGACGAGCGTGCCGTCTCGCCAGAAATAGCCGATCTGGTGGCAGTACAACCACACACACGCCGAGCCGAGCAGCGCCGGCACCGGGCCACCCCACCCCGCGCCCAGCCGGAGGGCGTCCGCAGCGAGGACGAGCACCGCCAGGACCACGGGCACCCGCCACCCCCACGCTCGGTGGAGGCGGGCCGTGAGCGGCACCGCGGCGATGACGCCGGCATAGACACCGATGAACCAGAGCGGGACGAACACCACGATGCCCCACTCGAGGACGCTGCGGCGGCCGGTGGCCTGCAGCACCAGGTCGAAGGCCAGCCACACCGCGAGGAACGGCAGGAGCGGTGTCAGCAGCCGTCGCAGCCGCGCCGCCAGGAACCTGCCCGCACCGCCTCCGTCACGCGTGTTCGCCTGCCAGCCCGCGAGATTCGCGTAGCCGCCGACGAAGAAGAACACGGGCATGACCTGGAGCACCCACGTCGCCGCCCACTTGCCCGGCACGTATCCGATGGGATTGGGCATGACGAGCGTGTAGTCGCCGTCCCAGTGGGTGATCGACAGCGTCCAGTGCCACAGGACGACCACGCAGATGCTGGCCACCCGCAGGAAGTCGACGACGCGATCCCGGTCGGCCGGGGTCGCGTCGACCAGCGCGTCGAGATCGGGCAGGGAGGCTCGTCGTTTGTCGATCTGGGTCTCCGATGTGACTACAGGTCCAGCGCGGCCTGGGCCTGTTTGAGGGTCGCCGCGCTCGCCTGCAGGCTCAGCAGTTCCGACACCGACAGCGGCACCTCGAGTACCCGGCCGGCGCCGGCGGCGGTGACCACGGTCGGCAGCGAGAAGCAGACGTCGCTGATCTCGTAAGCGCCGTGTTGCACGGTCGACACCGGTAGCACGCGGTGCTGGTCACCCAGGACCGCCTCGACGATGCGGGCGGTCGACAGGCCGATGGCCAGGCTGGTCGCCCCCTTTCCCGCGATGACCTCGTAGGCGGCGTTGACGACCTCGGCGGAGATCGCGTCGCGGGTGGCTTCGTCGAACACCACGTCGCCGTCGATGCGGAAACTCTCGGCCGGAACCCCGCCGATGGACACACTCGACCACAGGGGGATCTGCGAGTCGCCGTGTTCGCCGATGATGAATCCGTGCACGTTGGCAACGGCGAGGTCGGCCCGTTGCGCGATGAGGTAGCGAAACCTGCTGGAGTCCAACACCGTTCCGGACCCGAAGATCCGCCCGTCGTCGCCCCCGACCGCGGTGGCCGCGGCATAGGTGACGACGTCGACCGGATTGGTGACGAAGACGATGATCGCGCCGGGGGAGTGTTCGAGCAGCTGCGGCGTCAACGACTGCGCCATCGCCACATTCGTGGTCGCCAGATCGAGTCGCGTCTGGCCCTCGTCCTGTTTGGCTCCGGCCGTGACGATGACGATCCGCGAGCCGGCGGTGACCGCGATGTCGTCGGATCCGGTGATCGGACAGTGCGGCACGAACTGGCTGCCGTGGTTGAGGTCGAGCAGTTCGGCACGGACCTTCGTGGCGTTGATGTCGTAGAGCGCCAGCGCGCCCGCGGAGCCGCGGATGAGGCAGGCATAGGCGATGGCGGTGCCGACACTGCCCATCCCGACGATGCTGACCTTGTTCGACGTCGCCTGCGCTACCCCCGTCATGACTCCATAGTCGACGATGCCGCGCCGCGCGGGAAGGACCGGCCGCGAATCGCCGCTAATGCAGCGGCCAGAAGAACGGAACCACCGCCATCGCGACGACGTACCAGGCCACCATGGTGACGATGCCGAGCCGCCAGTAGTCGCTGAAGCGGTAGCCGCCGGGGTTCATCACGATCATGTTGGCCGGCGTGGCGATCGGGGTCAGCAGCGATGCCGCCCCGGCCAGCGCCACCAGCATCAGCATCGCCTGCACCGAGATACCGCTCTCGGTGGCGGCGGCGACCGCGATGGGGACGACCACCAGCACCGTGGCCACATTCGAGATGAACTGCCCGAGCGCAGCGGTGAGCAGGAACACCACGGTGAGTACCAGATACGGGCTGCGGTTGCCGACCAGCTCGACGATCGGCGCCGCGATCTGCTCGGCCGCCCCGCTGGTCTGGATCGCCGTGGACAACGGGATCAGCGCGCCGATCAGGATGATCGTCTGCCAGGGAATCGTGCGGTACACCTGTTCGGGGTGCACCACGCGCAGCGCCACCATCGCCAGCGCGGCCAGCAGCGCGGCGACCGCCGGCGGAGTGGCACCGGTGACCAGCAGGACGACCATCACGGTGAGTACCGCCAGCGCACGCAGTGCCGAACGGTCCAGTGCCACCGCCTGGCGCCGGACGTCTTCGGTCGAGTCGACGACGAGCAGGCCGGACGTGGTCAGCCGGTCGATCGCCGACCACGGGCCGTGCACCAGGAGGGCGTCGCCCTGGGCGAGCTCGACGACACGGGCACCCACGTCGGAGTTCATCCGGTGCACCGACAGCACGGTGAGCCCGTTCCAGGTGTATCCCGGGAACACCCGCTCGCCCAGCCACGGCGACCGCGGCGGGACGACGAGCTCGGCCAGGCCGGCGTCACGACCCACCAGTGTGTCCTGCGACCGGGGCACCACCGCGTCGACCGCGCACCCCGCCCGCTCCGCGCACTGCGCGACGGCGTCCTCGTCGCCCTCGACGACCATCACGTCCGCGGCAGCCAGCCGGTGGTGGCCCTCGGCGACCCAGCCTGCGGCTGTCTCGGTGGCCACGAGTGTCACGCCGTCGGACCCGGCGACGACGTCGGGCGCCGGCTGGTCCCGTGCCGTCGACCGCTCACCCACGGTGAGCCGGAACAGGCGCCGGTCCAGACCCCAGTGCTCGACGAGGCGCGGCAGGTAGTCGCTGAAGTCGCCGGGCAGTGCCGTGGAGTCCCGGTCGGGCAGCAGCCGGCGCCCGAGGAGCACGGCCACCGCTATGGTCACCCCCACCAGAGGGACACCGACGAGCGCGAATTCGAAGTAGCCGAAACCGGCCTCACCGCGGTCACGTGAGGCCTCGAAGATCAGCACGTTGACAGGACTGCCGCCGAGGGTGAGCAGTGCTCCGGCGCTGCATCCGAAGGCCAAGGGAATCAACACCTTCGACGGGCGGATCCGGGCCTTGCGGGCCACCGCGACCGTCACCGGGACCAGCGCGGCGGCGGCGCCGTTGACGGTGATCACCGCGCTGACGAGCGCACCCACGCTCGAGACGGTCGAGAGCAGCCGGGGGTAGGCCTGTCCGGCGAGGCGGGCCAGTCGGTCGCTGACCCACGCGGTCACTCCCGACGCCCCCAGGCCCTCACTGACCACGAACAGCGATGCGATGAACACGATGACCGCATCGCCGAATCCGCTGAACAGGGTCCTGGTGTCGACCAGCCCGGTGAAGAACAGCAGCAACGCGACACCGATCGCGACCACCTCGACCGGGAGGCGGTTCCAGATGAACAGTGCGACCGCGACACCGACGATCACCAGGCTCAGTGTTGCGTCGGACATCTGGCCGTGTCACCCGCGCCGGGTGTGCGGTGTGGCCGGCCGGAAAGCGTTTCGGTTTCCCGGGGTGCTCCCGCGGGCGATCGGTTCGGTGTGAGGCACGATGCGGTCGATTATCGCGGCGCCGATGCCGCGGCGCCGGATAATCCACCGGCCGCGTCTTCGAGATGCGATCCATATCGGCGTGATCGGCGCGGGCAAACCGCCCCGTAAGCGACGGCGAAGTGTTTCACTGAGAATGGCAAGGAATCCCGTCCGACAACATGGGGAGGGGAAATGGATTGGGGTCCCACTTGGGATTTTCTGTGGCACTTCCTGATCATCTTCGCGTGGATCGCGTATCTGATCGTCCTGTTCCAGATACTGGTCGACCTGTTCTGGCGTGACCACAAGACGTCGGGGTGGCTCAAGGCCGTCTGGGTGTTCTTCCTGATTCTGTTCCCGTGGCTGACCGCGCTGATCTACTTGATCGCCCGGGGCCGGGGTATGGCCGAACGGGCCCGGGAGGCGGCCATCGCCAGCAAGCAGGAGACGGACAACTACATCCGTGAGGTCGCAGGCCGGTCGCCGACCCAGGAGATCGCCGAAGCCAAGGCGCTCCTGGACAACGGTGCGATCACGCAGGACGAATTCGAGTCGTTGAAAGCGAAGGCGCTCAGCTAACCGCCCGCGCTTCCTTCGAGACCGCGCGTGGGAACTGCGGTGGCGCGGTTCCGATCCGGACGTGCTGGCCGGCATCGAGTCGATCTTCGCTCTCTCGAACGGTCACCGCGGGTGGAGGCCACCTACCGGCTGGAGTCGTGCATCGGGCACCGTACCGGCGAGGGTGACGCCGGTCATCGGCTCGCCTCCTGGGCCACAGCCACCGGCGGCGTCCGCGGCACCGAATACCGGCTCGCCAGCAGGATGCCCAGGCAGGAGAGCACGACGAACACCACAATGGTGGCCCATTCGACATACCACGGCGAGCCGGTGTCGCGCGGCCACGCGACGTTGACGAGTTCGAAGCTGCACCACAGGAACGCGGCGACCGCCAGCGGTGTCGAGGCGCGCCCCAACCGGTAGCCGCCGGGATGTGGCTGCCACCGCCTGCGCACCACCTGGTACATGCGGCCGTAGAGAGCCAGCCACATGGCCTGGAAGAAGCCGAACGTCACGAAGCTCACCAGCATCGTGTAGATGGTGTCGGCGAGCGACAGCACGACGATGAGGGCGGCGACGACCCCGGCCATGATCATTGCCGGGATAGGCAGGGCGCGAGCGGTTTTCAGCTTACCGAGCTGTCTGGATCCCGGCAGCCTGCCCTCGCGGGCGTAGGACCACGCCACCCGCGCGGCGCCGGCGACGATACCCACCGCCCCGGCGAAGAAGCTCGTCAGCACGAGCGCGTAGAACACCGTGGGCGCCCACGCGCCGAGATTGACGTCCAGCGCGTACGCGGCCGGGTCTTCGCCGCTGGCGAGCAGGGCCTCGTAGTCCGGGATGGCCAGCACGATCGCGATGTAGGACAACAGCACCAGCGCACCGACGGACAGCAACGCGCCCAGCATCGCCACCGGCAGCGCCTTCCTCGGGTGGCGGACCTCTTCGGCCAGGTCCGTCGCGCTCTCGAAGGCCAGGAACGCCCAGCCCGCGATGGCCATGACGGACAGGATCGCCGCGCCGCCCGCGGCGGTGCCCGCACTCGCCGGCAACGGCTGGAAGAGCGCGGAGAACGGTTGGTGCCGGTGGAAGACCAACAGCACCAAACTGATTCCCACACTCGCGATCAACTCCATACCCACGCTCACGGCCACGACGATCTTCAGCAGCGTGGGCCCGATGACGTTCAGCAGCACCGCCGCTGCGATGAACGCCAACGCGAACACCATGCGGCCCGTTGTGCTCATCGTCACGCCGAGCACGATGTCGGCGAAACCCATGCACGCCACCGCCAGTGATGCCAGCGCGATGATCAGTGTCCACATGTAGAGGAAGCCGGAGATCCAGCCGGCCTTGACACCGATCGTGCGGACCACCCACTGGTAGATGCCGCCCTGCACCGGCCACTTGGCGGCCATCTCGGCCAGGGACAGGCAGATCAGGATCTGTCCGATCAGGACGACGCCGATGCCGAGGGCGGCGCGGGGGCCGTCCGTCGCGACCAGCATGTGCAGGATCGCGAACAGCGCGATCACCGGTGAGACGATGATGAACGCCAGGCCGAGCGCGGTGCCCGTCGAGTACTGGCGGTTGACGGTGTCGGTCCCGGTGAGCCCTCCGGTCTCCGGAGGAATGGTCGTGGTCATGTCATACCCTTCGAGGTGGGTCAGAAAGCGCGGAGGTTGTCGCGGAGCGTGTCGTGTTCGTAGGACTCGCGCACGGCGCCGAGGTCGCGCAGCGCCGGTATCAGTCCTTCGGTGATGTCGGTGACGTACCGGCGGCTCAGGTGCTGGATCGGGGTCGTCAGCAGGAACCCGTCTCCGCCGACGGCCTCGATGGCCTCGGCCATCTGCGTGGCGACGCTCGCCGGGGTGCCGACCAGGGGCAGGCAGCTGGCGAATCCTGTTTCGGTGGTGGCGAGTTCGCGCAGCGTCTTGTCGCTGCCGCCCTGGGTGAACTTGTTGAGTGAGCCCTGCTCACCGTTGGTGGTCAGCGGCGGAAGCGGTTCGTCGAGGGGGAAGGCCGAGAAGTCGATGTCGGTCACCGTCGAGATCATCCCGAGCTGGCCGGTGATGAAGGCGTCGGTGTTGACCATCTTGTGGCGTTTGGCTTCCGCCTCCTCGGCGGAATCGCCCAGGACCGGCGTCACCAGGAACATCACCTTGATGTCGTCGGGGTTGCGGCCGGCGGCCTGCGCGCGGGCCCGAACGTCGTTGCGGTAGTCGATCATTCCCTCGATGCCCTGGGCGATGGCGACGATCGAGTCGGCTGTCTCGGCCGCGAACTGCCTGCCGCGCGGTGAGCCACCCGCCTGCAGATAGACCGGACGGCCCTGCGGCGACTGCGGCACGTTGAGCGGTCCCCGCGACTTGTAGAACTTGCCGACGTAGTTGACCTCATGGACCTTCGTGTGGTCGACGAATGTTGCTGTGTCGCGGTCCATCACGACGGCGTCGTCCTCCCAGGAGGCCAGCAGCTTGGTGACGACGTCGACGTACTCGTCGGCCATGTCGTAACGCATCTGCCGCGGCGGCAGGGCGTCGAGACCGACGTTGTGGGCGGCCTGCTCTTCGCCGGAGGTCACGATGTTCCAGCCGAACCGCCCGTCGGAGAGGTGGTCGAGGCTGGCGATCATGCGAGCCAGCGTGAATGGGGGGTAGGACAGGATCGAGGCGGTTGCGATGACACCGAGTTTGGTGGTCGCCTTGGCCACGGCAGCGGCCAGCACGGTGGCGTCCAGTTTCGGTACCTGCAGAGCGTGTTTGAGCGCGGCCTCGGTGGAACCGCCGTACGCGTTGGACACCATCAGGGTGTCCTCGATCATCAGGTAGTCGAAGCAGGCGCCTTCGAGCATGCGGGCCATCTCGATGTGGAAGTCGGCGTTGGTCCACGACGTGTTCACCCGGTCGAACGGATCCAGCCACTGCGGTGGCGCGTAGTTCATGAACCAGCCAAGGTGCATCTTCTTCGACACGGCGACTCCAGGAAGGTGAGGACGGTTGCCATCGAGCGGACCCCTGTCCGCGGAGCGGGCGTCGTCGGCCACTCGAGGGGCGTCGGAAGTTGATCCACCGGCCGTTTCGAGATGGTGGCCGCGTGCGAAACTCCGCATTGCGCCAGTCGCGGATCGTGTCGGTGCAGGCCAGGCCTTCGCCACCGGCCATTGCGCCAGGGCCGAGCAGTTGGGCGGCACCGCGGTGCCCACCGGTGGATGACCGTTTCAGGCCGCGGCCGAGCGCGAAGACCGCACAAAAAAGCTTGGCTACCTGCCGCCCCGTCGGCAGGTAGCCAAGCATTTGTGACGTCGCATCCCCCGGGCGACGCACCTGGACTCAGTGCAGTCTCTGCGCCCCGCCGCAGTACCGCCCTGATTCCTTGTCAAGTGAACCAAGTGCCCGACCCCTCAGGAATCGGGGTTTTCCCTACGTTGCTCCTGTGAGTGGAGAAGGATCCTGGTCCCGACCTTGCTGCTCAACCGTTGTGGCGCCAGGCCCGCCTGCGCGCAGGTGCGCGAGACCAAAGCCGGTTCGCATCCGTCGAACACCCCGTACAGCACTTCGTCGGAGGGCACGGCGACGGTCAGAACCAGGTGGATGTCGGTCCCTT is a window from the Mycolicibacterium litorale genome containing:
- a CDS encoding NtaA/DmoA family FMN-dependent monooxygenase (This protein belongs to a clade of FMN-dependent monooxygenases, within a broader family of flavin-dependent oxidoreductases, the luciferase-like monooxygenase (LMM) family, some of whose members use coenzyme F420 rather than FMN.), which gives rise to MSKKMHLGWFMNYAPPQWLDPFDRVNTSWTNADFHIEMARMLEGACFDYLMIEDTLMVSNAYGGSTEAALKHALQVPKLDATVLAAAVAKATTKLGVIATASILSYPPFTLARMIASLDHLSDGRFGWNIVTSGEEQAAHNVGLDALPPRQMRYDMADEYVDVVTKLLASWEDDAVVMDRDTATFVDHTKVHEVNYVGKFYKSRGPLNVPQSPQGRPVYLQAGGSPRGRQFAAETADSIVAIAQGIEGMIDYRNDVRARAQAAGRNPDDIKVMFLVTPVLGDSAEEAEAKRHKMVNTDAFITGQLGMISTVTDIDFSAFPLDEPLPPLTTNGEQGSLNKFTQGGSDKTLRELATTETGFASCLPLVGTPASVATQMAEAIEAVGGDGFLLTTPIQHLSRRYVTDITEGLIPALRDLGAVRESYEHDTLRDNLRAF